DNA sequence from the Parasphingorhabdus cellanae genome:
TTATCCGACCGCCATTGGTTCAGAGCCCTATGACGCAGACCTCGACACCAGCCCGATGTGGCGGCGCGCGATGCAAGGTCACGCGGTGAGCAACTGCATGCCGGTGATCGCCAGCAATCGTATCGGCGAGGAAGACGGGCAGGTTTTTTACGGGCACAGTTTCATTGCCAATGAATGGGGTGATTTGGTGCTGGAATATGGCGCGGAAGAGAGCGGTGTACTGGTCTCTACTTTCGACCTCGAAAAGGCCCGAAAGCACCGTGCCGGAATGGGATTTTTCCGTGACCGCAGGCCAGAGCTTTATGGGCGGTTGATCGAGGATGTCTGATGACTGGGGCTATGGTCGTTGGATAGCTGGCTTTGCCGATTCTTCGCTTTCACCATATTTGGATCACAAACCTTGGGCGCTAACCGCAAATTGCGAAGCAGTTGTTATTGAGATGATCGACGGGCTTTCGGGAGATTTTGCGATTGTTGGTGATATCGCGATCGCAAAGTCCGCAACTGTCGAGGACGGTGCTATAATAAAAGGCCCTGCGATCATTGGTCCCCGATCCTTTATTGCCAGTGGAGCATATATCAGGGACGGGTGTTGGATGCAGGCCGACAACATTATTGGTCCGGGATGTGAGCTCAAATCATCATTCCTTTTTGAGCACGCAAAGTTAGCTCATCTTAGTTTTGTCGGAGATACCGTCATGGGGCGGGCAGTCAATATCGAAGCCGGAGCAATGATTGCAAATTTCCGTAATGAAATGATCGATCCGAAAATCGTGATAAAGCACGAAGGCAAAACGATTGATACCGGCAGGACTAAATTTGGAGCATTGGTTGGTGACGACTGCCGAATTGGTGCCAATGCCGTGATCGCTCCCGGAGCGCTTCTTGAGCGAAACACAATTGTGGAGCGTCTCAGTTTGGTGGATCAATCGCTCTAAAGCCTGACGCCATTTCAAACACAGCCTCGAACATTTCCGCCGTCAATCTTTTAGTATTCACATTATATCGGCTGCAATGATAGCTATCGATTAGGACGCGCCCATCGGGCAACCTATGTTCCACGCCATGTCCGAATTTATATTCTGCCAACCTGCCACCTGTCATTCGGATCACGCTGTCATGAGCGATTTTCCCAAGGGCGAGTAAAACCCGTAAGTTAGGCAGGGCGTCCAATGCCTTGACCATAAAAGGGCGGCAATTGTTGATCTCGGCGCCATTGGGTTTGTTCTCTGGCGGTAGGCATTTGACAGCATTAAGGATAATCGTGCCTTTCAATGTAACGCCATCATCAATGCTGGATTGAAACTTACCCTTTGAAAGTCCTGCCCTGTCGAGCGTAGCGAAGAGCAGATCGCCGGATGCATCACCGGTGAATGGGCGACCGGTCCGGTTTGCACCTTCCCTTCCGGGGGCAAGGCCGACAATTGCGAGCCAGGCATCGGGATCGCCGAAGGCCGGAACCGGGGCGTTCCACCAGTCAGGATGCTCTTTGCGGAGCGATTGGCGCAAACCAACCAATCGCGGACAACGGCGGCAGTTTTTCGGGGCCTCGGCAAAAGGAAGGGGGCTATGATCGCTCATAACCCCCGCCTAAAAACATTTGGACATGACGTCCAGTAAAGGCCTGGAAAATTGGCCTTTAACAATCAGTCTTTCAATTCTGCTGGTACGATACCGCCATTGGCCGCTATTTCTGACATCACGCGCTTGTGCAAAGCGATATTGTCTTCTGCTGACCCGCTATAGCTGGCGTTGCCCAATTCTTGGGCCAGTGCTTTGCGGTTTTCATAGCTCGCATCAATCTGG
Encoded proteins:
- a CDS encoding uracil-DNA glycosylase; translated protein: MSDHSPLPFAEAPKNCRRCPRLVGLRQSLRKEHPDWWNAPVPAFGDPDAWLAIVGLAPGREGANRTGRPFTGDASGDLLFATLDRAGLSKGKFQSSIDDGVTLKGTIILNAVKCLPPENKPNGAEINNCRPFMVKALDALPNLRVLLALGKIAHDSVIRMTGGRLAEYKFGHGVEHRLPDGRVLIDSYHCSRYNVNTKRLTAEMFEAVFEMASGFRAIDPPN